A region from the Lycium barbarum isolate Lr01 chromosome 8, ASM1917538v2, whole genome shotgun sequence genome encodes:
- the LOC132607884 gene encoding uncharacterized protein LOC132607884, with the protein MAEDSKLWDIICDGPHIPVHTSKDGKKTTVKIGKEYNEADRKKVEKKYKAKKILVCGIGLDEYNGVSVCSSTKEIWEALQTAHEGTTQVKNSKIDMLTTEYEMVKMKESKSIHEMHTRFTSIINKLYFLGEVSTTTKLVRKILRVLLNSWDSKVNAISEAKDVDTLTVDELIGNLKTYKMKMTTKKVEKN; encoded by the coding sequence ATGGCCGAAGATTCAAAGCTTTGGGATATCATCTGTGATGGTCCCCATATCCCAGTTCACACAAGTAAAGACGGTAAAAAGACCACTGTCAAAATAGGAAAAGAATACAATGAAGCTGATAGAAAGAAAGTGGAGAAGAAATATAAAGCCAAGAAGATTCTTGTATGTGGAATAGGACTGGATGAGTACAATGGAGTCTCAGTTTGCTCATCAACAAAAGAGATCTGGGAAGCTCTCCAAACTGCTCATGAAGGAACTACTCAGGTAAAAAACTCCAAGATTGACATGCTTACCACTGAGTAtgagatggtcaaaatgaaagAGAGTAAATCTATTCATGAGATGCACACCAGATTCACCTCCATAATCAATAAGCTCTACTTTCTTGGAGAAGTCAGCACAACTACCAAGCTGGTAAGGAAGATTCTTCGTGTATTACTTAACTCCTGGGATAGCAAGGTAAATGCTATCTCTGAAGCCAAAGATGTGGATACGTTGACTGTCGATGAGCTTATTGGAAACCTCAAGACGTATAAAATGAAGATGACCACGAAGAAGGTAGAAAAGAATTAG